A genome region from Dehalococcoidia bacterium includes the following:
- a CDS encoding DUF362 domain-containing protein — protein sequence MNSTSAERSPPKPVVAVLYTGSASVLDDIGKAMRLAEYTKHLPPSIATVLKINISWQHYYPACSTTPWQLEGVIRALQQDGYRELVPAQNGTVVVDSHKGEVKNKHKTVLDKYGLTSLHLNDKGVPWVDYEPKGEMLVLDKVFPEGLKIPQALIGKNIIHMPTLKTHVFTTMTGAMKNAFGGLLGFKRHWTHSVIHETLVDLLTIQQEIHPGIFAVMDGTIAGDGPGPRTMRAHVKNLILTSADQVAIDAVAAKLMGFDPLSLKFIRLAHERGLGCGDPDKIEVVGMDISGINFGFRSDENNFASRGQKLIYWGPLKPFEKLLLRTPIVPWSFFASNLYYNYLWYPLVGRKRVKQALQTEWGKLFQSY from the coding sequence ATGAACAGCACGTCGGCAGAGCGCTCCCCGCCGAAGCCTGTCGTCGCCGTCCTCTATACGGGCTCGGCGTCGGTGCTCGATGACATCGGCAAGGCGATGCGTCTGGCGGAGTACACGAAGCACCTGCCGCCTTCGATAGCTACGGTCCTGAAGATAAACATTTCATGGCAGCACTACTATCCCGCCTGCTCGACGACGCCCTGGCAGCTCGAGGGCGTAATCCGCGCGCTTCAGCAGGACGGCTATCGGGAGCTGGTGCCGGCGCAGAACGGGACGGTCGTCGTCGACTCCCACAAGGGCGAGGTCAAGAACAAGCATAAGACAGTCCTCGACAAGTACGGCCTGACGAGCCTCCATCTCAACGATAAAGGCGTGCCCTGGGTGGACTACGAACCGAAGGGCGAGATGCTGGTCCTCGATAAGGTCTTTCCGGAGGGGCTCAAGATCCCGCAAGCGCTCATCGGCAAGAACATCATCCACATGCCCACGCTCAAGACCCACGTCTTCACGACGATGACGGGGGCGATGAAGAACGCCTTCGGCGGGCTGCTGGGGTTCAAGCGGCACTGGACTCATTCCGTCATCCACGAGACCCTTGTCGATTTGCTCACGATCCAGCAGGAGATACACCCGGGAATCTTCGCCGTGATGGATGGCACGATTGCCGGCGACGGGCCGGGCCCCCGCACGATGCGCGCGCATGTGAAGAACCTCATCCTCACCAGCGCCGACCAGGTAGCTATTGACGCCGTCGCCGCCAAACTGATGGGGTTCGACCCGCTGTCGCTGAAATTCATTCGCCTGGCGCATGAGCGCGGACTCGGCTGCGGCGACCCCGACAAGATCGAGGTAGTGGGGATGGACATCAGCGGCATCAACTTCGGCTTCCGCTCCGACGAAAACAATTTCGCCAGCCGCGGTCAGAAGCTGATCTACTGGGGTCCGCTGAAGCCGTTCGAGAAGCTCCTCCTCCGTACCCCCATCGTCCCCTGGTCGTTTTTCGCTTCCAATCTGTATTACAATTACCTCTGGTATCCTCTGGTGGGGCGAAAGCGGGTAAAGCAGGCCCTCCAGACCGAATGGGGTAAGCTCTTCCAGAGCTACTAG
- a CDS encoding lysylphosphatidylglycerol synthase transmembrane domain-containing protein: MTLSNLRGKFIISLLFGMAVAVGLMAYGDFAEIMGSLEDFRWELLPLLLALSLANYLIRFVKWHFYLGQIGLKDVPKWDSFLAFFSGLAMVITPGKLGEWLKSYLLQEMNGPPFVRTAPVLLAERFTDAVALLLLAAAGLIIFGEAWQVFVIVAVASVVAIIVTRHRPTMRVLLRWAERVPFLRRFAVHFETFYESTYTLFNPWSLIFTTVLSFVSWAGEVVAFYFVLVGLGVEPSWMLMVQASFILPISTLAGAVVLIAPGGLGVAEGGITGLLQVIVEDMSKSVAALATLIIRFSTLWFGVIVGLVALAITSRRLAMAPPSREPRAAVGGAPGQASASPLSAAESPGANTDGRRISP; encoded by the coding sequence TTGACCCTCAGCAACCTGCGGGGGAAGTTCATCATTTCGCTGCTCTTTGGAATGGCTGTTGCCGTCGGCCTGATGGCGTACGGCGATTTCGCGGAGATCATGGGCAGCCTGGAGGACTTCCGCTGGGAGCTGCTGCCTCTCCTGCTGGCCCTTTCGCTGGCGAACTATCTCATCCGGTTTGTGAAGTGGCACTTTTACCTCGGTCAGATCGGGTTGAAGGACGTGCCGAAGTGGGACAGCTTCCTGGCCTTCTTCTCCGGCCTGGCGATGGTGATCACGCCCGGCAAGCTGGGCGAATGGCTGAAGAGCTATCTGTTGCAGGAGATGAACGGCCCGCCCTTCGTGCGGACGGCGCCCGTGCTTTTGGCGGAGCGCTTCACCGATGCGGTGGCGCTGCTGCTGCTGGCGGCTGCAGGGCTGATCATCTTCGGGGAGGCGTGGCAGGTATTCGTCATCGTTGCCGTGGCGTCGGTGGTGGCGATCATCGTAACACGCCACCGCCCGACGATGCGGGTCCTGTTGCGGTGGGCGGAAAGGGTTCCGTTTCTCCGCCGATTCGCGGTCCATTTCGAGACCTTCTACGAGAGCACGTACACGCTGTTCAACCCCTGGAGCCTCATATTCACCACCGTGCTCAGCTTTGTCTCGTGGGCGGGGGAAGTAGTGGCGTTCTACTTCGTGCTGGTTGGGCTGGGGGTTGAGCCGAGCTGGATGCTGATGGTGCAGGCATCCTTCATCCTGCCGATCTCCACGCTTGCGGGGGCCGTGGTGCTCATTGCTCCCGGCGGACTGGGCGTCGCCGAGGGCGGGATCACGGGTCTCCTTCAGGTGATCGTCGAAGATATGAGCAAGAGCGTGGCCGCGCTCGCCACGCTGATAATCCGGTTCTCCACCCTGTGGTTCGGGGTGATAGTGGGACTCGTAGCGCTGGCGATTACGAGCCGCCGGCTGGCGATGGCGCCGCCATCACGGGAGCCGC